One genomic window of Medicago truncatula cultivar Jemalong A17 chromosome 1, MtrunA17r5.0-ANR, whole genome shotgun sequence includes the following:
- the LOC11424652 gene encoding pentatricopeptide repeat-containing protein At5g08305 — protein MLGVSPSCKTANINGTLLSLLDKCKSMLELKKLHAIGISYGLSHEYSFIFKILSFSALSNSGDIDYSYRVFSQISSPTIFSWNIIIRGYSNSKNPIHSLSIFLKMLRHGVAPDYLTYPFLVKASARLSKQKSGVSVHAQIIKTGHESDRFIQNSLIHMYASCGNIMWAHKVFESMQGKNLVSWNSMLDGYAKCGEMAMAQKVFESMQERDVRSWSSFIDGYVKAGEYREAMAVFEKMRAVGPKANEVTMVSVLSACAHLGALQKGRMMHQYIIDNLLPMTMVLQTSLVDMYAKCGAIEEALFVFRGISKSQTDVFIWNAMIGGLATHGLVEESLKLFKEMQMAGIRSDEITYLCLLAACAHGGLVKEAWNFFESLVKRGMTPTSEHYACMVDVLARAGQLTTAYQFICQIPIEPTASMLGAIFSGCINHRNFDLAETVGRKLIELDPNNDGRYIGLSNVYAVVKRWDDSKSMREAMERRGVKKSPGFSFVEISEIHHRFIAHDKTHPDSDETYSMLHFVVCQMKHGCPQDNQEDNLLNDTSIEDDLILFE, from the coding sequence ATGCTTGGTGTGTCACCGTCGTGTAAAACTGCAAATATAAATGGAACTTTGCTCAGCCTCCTTGATAAATGCAAATCAATGCTTGAACTGAAGAAACTTCATGCTATTGGGATTTCTTATGGTTTATCTCATGAATACTCATTTATATTCaaaattctttctttttccGCTCTATCCAATTCAGGCGACATTGATTATTCCTACAGGGTTTTCTCCCAGATTTCCAGTCCAACAATTTTTAGCTGGAATATAATCATAAGAGGCTATTCAAATAGCAAAAATCCAATCCATTCCCTGTCTATTTTTCTAAAGATGTTGCGGCATGGGGTTGCACCAGACTACTTAACATACCCATTTCTCGTGAAGGCCTCAGCACGCCTTTCAAAACAGAAAAGTGGTGTGTCGGTGCATGCCCAAATTATAAAAACTGGGCATGAGTCTGATCGATTTATCCAGAATTCTTTGATTCACATGTATGCTTCTTGTGGGAATATCATGTGGGCTCATAAAGTATTTGAGAGTATGCAGGGGAAAAATTTGGTTTCATGGAATTCCATGTTGGACGGCTATGCTAAGTGTGGAGAAATGGCCATGGCTCAAAAAGTTTTTGAGTCTATGCAAGAGAGGGATGTTCGGTCATGGAGCTCTTTCATTGATGGTTATGTGAAGGCTGGGGAGTACAGGGAAGCTATGGCTGTCTTTGAAAAGATGCGGGCTGTTGGTCCCAAAGCCAATGAAGTGACTATGGTCAGTGTCTTGTCTGCCTGTGCACACCTTGGTGCTCTACAAAAGGGAAGGATGATGCACCAGTACATTATTGACAATCTTTTACCAATGACaatggtcttacaaacttctctGGTGGACATGTATGCTAAATGCGGGGCAATAGAGGAGGCTTTGTTTGTTTTTCGCGGCATCTCTAAGAGTCAAACCGATGTGTTCATTTGGAACGCAATGATTGGTGGTCTTGCTACACATGGGTTAGTGGAAGAATCTCTTAAATTGTTTAAGGAAATGCAAATGGCCGGTATCCGGTCTGATGAGATCACATACCTCTGTCTGTTGGCTGCTTGTGCCCATGGAGGACTAGTTAAAGAAGCATGGAACTTCTTTGAGAGCCTTGTAAAACGTGGCATGACACCTACAAGTGAGCACTATGCTTGCATGGTAGATGTGCTGGCGCGTGCAGGTCAATTAACCACCGCATACCAATTTATATGTCAAATACCCATAGAACCAACGGCTTCCATGTTAGGTGCTATTTTTAGCGGGTGCATCAACCATAGAAATTTTGATCTTGCAGAAACAGTCGGCAGGAAGCTTATTGAGCTAGATCCAAACAATGATGGAAGATATATTGGCCTGTCAAATGTTTATGCAGTTGTCAAACGCTGGGATGATTCAAAAAGCATGAGAGAAGCCATGGAGAGAAGAGGGGTGAAAAAATCACCCGGGTTTAGTTTTGTTGAAATATCTGAGATCCATCATAGATTTATTGCTCACGATAAAACACACCCTGATTCAGATGAAACTTATTCTATGCTACATTTTGTTGTCTGTCAAATGAAACATGGTTGTCCCCAAGACAATCAGGAGGATAATTTGTTGAATGATACATCaattgaagatgatttgattCTCTTTGAGTAG